The DNA region CTTCAATCAGGGCTATTGTTGCTACGGCCGAGGCGACGAACCACGTTTAGAATACGAAGAGTACATAGCGGTGAAGCACAAAAAAAAGGGCCTCTTAACAGATAGCCCTTTTTAATTCACATTGTTTTTTATCTTTCGGCTGGCACAAAAGCTTGCACAATCAGGTTCCAGCTATGATCTGCCGCTTTCTCGTAAATGAAAACGTAGTTAAAGCTCTCGCGTAAGTCAGCTTTATAATCAATGGTAGCCACGCCGTAAGTGTAAGCTAAATCGCTACCCAGCGCCTTATCAACACCCGTAGTTTTCAAGTTGATTTTATCGACCATTCCGTTATAAAACGAAAGGATTTTACCTTTGCCGTTAATAGCGTCGTTACCCGGAAAAAGCAGGCGGGCATCCGCTGTTAAAAAGCCACCAAAAGCAGCAATTCCATGAGTCTTTAAAAGCGTATTTAAGGTTTTTTCTGTTGTTAAGATAATATCCTTACCGGCCTTAATCTCTTTGTCGTTTATAAACTTTGGAACAAAATGATCTTTTGGTTCTTCAAATCTCGGGGCTGCAGTACCCAATGGCTTATTGCTGTTTGTATTTAAATCGATTGCCAGTTTCCACCTGCCATTTTCAGCTTTCCATATCGACAGGTATTGGCCATACTTTTTGTCATTGCCCTCACCCCCCAGTTCGTAAGGCCCTGTGGTGAAGCCCAAATCGCCACTACGCGATACTTTTGCCAGATTTGGCGTCCAACTTACCTCATTTTCGCCCTTTTCCTGTCCTGCGTAAAAAGTTTTGGCATTAACCGGGTTTGGTCGAAAAACAAGTGTATTTGCTGATGAATACTCTAAATAAGCGTCTTTATCTCCTTTCTTAGCGATCGATTTTGCAAATTCTTTCTCTGCATTTACCAGAGATTTTGTAGTTCCATCACTCTTTTGCGCAAAAGCACCAAGTGCCAAAAGTGAGGCTATTGTTGTAGAAAATAAATGTTTCATTGTTGATTTAGCATATATATTTGGCGAATATAAAATTTTCTTCCATGTGTAATTTTAAAAGTAATTAACAATTACACATTTTATTTTTCGCGGTAAATGGTTTCGAGTACCGTTTGGCCAGTGGCCTTTAGCGTGTTTTTGTCAATATTCGCCAGGTTATCCAGCTGTGTATGCCAGTTAATGTAAAAGCCGCTATTGTCGTTATAATGGATAATGTCGATCGATGGAACACCAGCTTTATTCATCCAAAAATGATCGTCGACGAGTTTGCCGCTGGGAATTTTGACAAAATAAGAGGAGTAGCCGATTTCATTCCCGATGTCCCAAACCCTGTTTACTATATCAGGGGCCGATTGGCGTGAGATTTCGTCTTGTGTAAACTGCGCATTTCCACCGCCAACCATATCGAGATTAATGCCATAAAGTGCCGTGTAACCCGACGTGACAGCATTTTTTGCCCAAAACTGCGAACCTAAGCACCAGGTAACTTCATCTTGCGTTTCATCATTGGCCTTTCCATAGTCTTCCAAATCCCACAATACAAAATCGACACCCACGTTGGGTTGCTTTTGCTGAATCTGACGAGCCATTTCTAAAATTACGGCGACCCCGCTTCCGGCATCATTGGCTGCATCAAAAGGCTTATTTTGGTTTGCAGGGTCAGCATCCTGATCGGAGAACGGACGTGCATCCCAGTGGGCGGTGACCAAAACGCGATTTTTTTTCTCTGGAGCGAAAACAGCAACGATGTTCTTTAGCTGAAAGCTTTTTCCATCATAGGTTTTTGTTTTTTCACCTTGAATTTTTACATCTGCCCCAAACGATTTCAACTTGGCAACCAAATAATCGGCACATTTTTGATGCGCTGGTGTGCCGGGTACGCGTGGACCGAAATCAACCTGTGCCTTGGTGTAGGCAAAGGCGCTGTCGGCATTAAAATCTGGAGAAACAAGCTTAACTTCTGATGAACTTGCCTCTTCTGTGGATTTGTTATTGTTCTTACACGCCTGAAAGCCGATCAAAGCGAGTACAGGCATTATCAAAAGTTTTTTGTTCATTGACACTGGTTTATTGGTTCACTAGTCATTGGTTCATTAGTTCATTGGTAAATTGGTCATTAGTTCATTGGTTTGAATGAAGTCATCCGATGAATATTAGCATGCCGCCCAATTCATCGGATGACGTGAACTGCCTAGTGCTAATTAGTTCATTGGTTCACTGGTTCACTGGTTCATCAGTTCATTGGTCAATCATTGGTCACTAGTTTAGTATCATTGGTGTTTGTTTTACCCCTCCACAATTGGGCTTGTGCCTTATTTGAGCTAGTATTCCATCGCCTGGAGATCCTTCGCTGCGCTCAGGATGACAACGGCTGACTCTGGACTTCGGACTTCCTGACTTTCGGGCTTTCAGACTTCAAGCTCCCAACTCCAAGCTCCAAGCTCCCGACTAAAGACTAACTCTTACTCCAGGTTGTTCCCTCTTTGCCATCTTTTAACTGAATGCCCAACTCTTGCAAACCGATCCTGATTTTATCCGAAGTGGCGTAATCCTTGTTTGCCTTGGCTTCGGTACGAAGATTGATTACCATATCCAAAACGCCGCTTAAATCGTTACTTCCGGCATCTTCGTCTTTTAGTGCGAGGATATCGAAAACGAAATCGTTGATCAGTGCTTTCAGCTTGGTTAAAGAGTCGGCTGAAATTTTGCCCTTGCCATCGTAAACGGTGTTTATGATTCGAACGGCTTCAAAAAGTTCAGCAATTAAAATCGGACTGTTAAAATCGTCGTTCATGGCGTTAATGCATTTTGCCTTCAATGCATCGATATCAAAATCGTCTGTTTCTGATACGGTCAGTTTGCTTAACAGATTAACGGCCGACATTAACCGGCGAAAGCCTTTTTCTGAGGCATCGAGCGCTTCGTTAGAAAAATCGAGGGTGCTTCGGTAATGCGCCTGAAGCATAAAAAACTTCACCGTCATTGGACTGTAGCCTTTTTTCAACAATGGATGGTCGCCCGTAAAAAGCTCCAAAGGCAAAAATCCATTGCCTGCCGATTTCGACATCCGGGTTCCGTTAACGGTAAGCATATTGGTATGCATCCAGTACCGCGCCGGCTGTTTATGGCTGCAAGCTTCCGATTGTGCAATTTCGTTGGTGTGGTGGGTTGCCGCAAGGTCCATTCCACCGCCGTGAATATCAAATTCATCGCCCAAATACTTGGCGCTCATTGCGGAGCACTCAATATGCCAACCCGGAAAACCCATTCCCCATGGCGATTGCCATTGCATAAGCGTTTCGGGCTTAGCCTTAATCCAAAGTGCAAAATCCAACCTTCCGCGTTTTTCGTCCTGACCGCCCAATTCACGGGTGTTGTTGAGCATATCTTCGAGATTTCTGTTGGTAAGAACGGTATAATTGTATTCCTTGCTGTATTTTTCTACATCGAAGTAAACGTTGCCATCAATTTCATAACCATAACCATTGTCTATAATGATTTTAATCATTTCAATTTGCTCGATGATGTGACCGGTGGCCGTTGGCTCTATGCTTGGCGGCAAGGTATTGAACATCCTTAAAACATCATGAAAGCCCAAAGTGTACTTCTGTACAATTTCCATCGGCTCTAATTGTTCTAGCTTTGCCCGTTTAGCAAACTTATCGTCGCCTTCATCCCTATCGCCTTCCAAATGGCCTGCATCGGTAATATTACGCACATACCGAACCTTGAAACCTAAATATTTAAGGTATCTGAAAATCAAATCGAAAGAAACGAAAGTACGGCAGTTGCCCAAATGGACGTCGCTGTAAACGGTCGGGCCGCAAACATACATGCCAACATGAGGCGCATTTATGGGTTGAAACAATTCCTTTTTTCGCGAAAGCGTACTATAAAGCTGTAAGCCAGTATTCATACTGCAAATGTAAGATTTAGTTAGAAAGTTGAAACCTTTAAAATTGTAATCTTCGGCTTATGATTTTTCTTAAACATTTGGCAGCGCATTTAATCAGCTTAAGGCAAAACAGAGCTAATCCCATTGCTAGTTACAGCATATTTCTTCACTACGAATTTCTGTATTGAATCCCATATGTGCGCTTTACCGAAACGAATAAGGAAATAGATTGTTAACTTTGCATAAACATATAAACACCATTATTTTGCAAGTTCACACGCTATACGAAGGCACCTACTCGGTTGATGCAACGAAAAAATTTGTTCCATTTGATGCTACAATTCATAGCTTTAAAGATAGGCCGGCATCGTTGTTTATCAATGTTCAGCCGTTTTTAGTTGAGTTAAAAAACGATTTGATCCTTTTCGACACCGGCTTAGGGTTCAGCGATGAGCAAGGCGAACTGATCTTACATAAGAACATTCGCAATGCAGGTTTCGACCCGACTGATGTAACCAAAGTTTTGATGTCGCATTTACATTATGATCATTCGGGAGGCATGATTCATAAGCAGGATAACTGTAAAGTTGAGCTGAGTTTTCCGGATGCGGAATATGTAATTAACCGCGGCGAATGGGAAACGGCATTCAGCAGCACGTCTTCATCGTATCACACCGATATTTTTGATTTTGTACAACGCAATGCGCAACTGCATTTTGTAGAGGGCGACGGCAATTTAAACGAAAACATTGCTTTTGAGTTCACTGGCGCACATTGCCCAAATCATCAGGTATTTCTTTTAACGGAGGCCGATCAAAAGATATTTTTCGGTGGCGATGTTCTGCCTGAACCGGAAGAATTAATTAAGAATTTTATTGCCAAGTATGATTTCGATGGCCGCAAGGCGATGGAATTACGCAAGGCTTTTGGTAAACGTGCGGCAGAAGAAAACTGGGAATGCCTTTTCTATCATGGTAAAAGTGCGGCAACTGGTTTCGTCGATTTCATTGATGGTGGATTTAGGGTGAGGTAGGAGTTTGGAGTCTTGAGTTGGGAGTTTGGAGTTTGGAGTTTGGAGTCGGGAGTCCTGAGTCATCAGTCTTGAGTTGGGAGTTGGACTTCATTGCCGTCTAGCTTCAGCTGACGGACGGGAGTCCTTAGTCGAGAGTATTGAGTCGGGAGTTGTGATGCCCTTTGCCGTCTAGCTTCAGCTGACGGTAACTAATCATATCCAAGAACTGCTTTCCAAAATGATAGAAAAACAAAAAAGTCCCGAATAAATTCGAGACTTTTCGCTTTTTAATTCCTAGGTCTATTTCTTAGCTACCAATTTCACAGACAATTCGAAGTTATCATCAATTGCTTTGTCGCCAATGCTATCGAAGAAAGATTTCGAACCGTAACGGATATCGTATTTAGTTCTATCTACAGTAATTTTACCAGCTAATGCGGTAACTGTTCCATCTGCGTTTACGGCAACAGTTGCAGGGAAGCTTAATGGCTTAGTAATTCCTTTAATGGTAAGGTTGCCAGTTACGGTAACTGCAGCGCCAGAACCAGCAACTTTTGTAATTACGAATGTTGAGGTTGGGAATTTAGCTGCACCAAAAAAATCGTCGGCCTTTAAGTGTCCTTCTAATTTTGCGCTTCCGTCAGCATCTTTTATCGAGTTCATATCGATAGTGAAAGTACCACCGGTTACTTTTTTGCCATCAACGTTTAACGTTCCTGACTGTAAAGCGATTGTTCCGTTATGCGAACCTGTTACCTTTTTACCAATCCAGGTAATTGTCGATTTTGCAGCATCAACAGTATAGATTACTGGCTTTGTAGGATTTTTAAAAGCTGATAACGCTATTACCGCTACCAATAAAAAGATCGAGCTAATTTTTAATTTCATTTTTCTGATTTTTAATTTTGCAACAAAGATATAATTAAGGTCGATGCTTCGTTATTGACCTATGTTAAGTTTTTTAAAAATAGGTTGTTTTTTTCGTAATCATTCTATTGACATCGAAAAAAGGATGTGGTTTAATTTCGATTATAATTTTCTGCAGGGCTGAAAGATAGAAAAGATATTTTTACCGCTCAACATCGGAAGAATTCCCTATATTTATTTCAGAAACATTGATCGTATGTCGACAACAACCTTAGATAAGAAACAAAGAAAAATAATTGAGGAGATTCCATCATTAAATGATTTTTCGAGAATTTATTTCTACACTATTCAAAGCAAATTTGACAATGACTTTGTTAGAACTTTAGACAGCGTAATTGGGCTGAACGACAATACTTTATCTAACTGGCTCAATATTACCCCTAAAACACTCAGAAACTATAAAAAAAACGCAGATTTGGTTCTTAAAGGCAACATTAAAGAACATATCGTTTTAATTCTTTCTTTATACAAACATGGGATAGCAGTTTTTGGAAGTGCGGCCGATTTCGAGAAATGGCTCTCTGCCGAAAACCATTTATTGGATAATGAAGCACCTACAAAGTTTTTGGATACCATTTCGGGTATTAAATTTATAGACAATAGATTAACAGCCCTTGAATATGGCGAAAATGTTTAATGATGACGGTTTACAACATCAGAAAAGAACAGTTTTCCAAGGTATTATCGGCTTCTGGCGTGGCAAACAGGTGGAATAGTGAGGAGGAGTTTATCATTTATACGGGCAGTTCAATTGCTTTATCTGCGTTAGAATTGATTAGCCATCGCAGTGCGATTAAAATCGATCATCAATACAAGCTACTATCAATTGAGGTACAGGTAGAGGTAAAAGACATTATGGAAATTAAGTTGTCGGCACTGCCTTCCAACTGGAAATCTGTAATTGCTTATCCCGAACTTCAAAAGTTAGGCTCCAATTGGTACCAAAATAGAAAAAGTTTATTGTTAAAAGTTCCATCGGCTCTGGTACAGAACGAATTTAATTATTTAATAAACACTAAACACCCAGACTTTGCTCAAAAGGTTTCAATAAAATCAACTGAAAACTTCGAGTGGCACAATAGATTGTTGTAAAACTGAATAATATAGAATTAGTAATGAACCACAACGCAAAATCGATCCGGCCTTTTATTGGCTCAAAAGAATTCGAAATATCAAGGAGCTTCTATCGCGATCTTGGTTTCGAGGAAACCACCTTAGGTAACAACATGTCGGTGTTTAAAACCGGCGAAATGGCTTTCTATTTACAGAATGCGTACGTTAAAGATTGGGTTGACAACACCATGGTTTTTATGGAAGTGGATAATGCCGACCGTTTTTATAACGATTTGCAGGCGCTGAACTTACCTGACAAATACGCGGACGTAAAGTTAACGCCTGTTAGAAACGAAAGCTGGGGCAAAGAATGTTTTCTGCACGATCCGTCGGGCATTTTATGGCATTTTGGCGAGTTTTATTAGTCCTTTAAAAGATGCGTCATTCTGAACGCCCGCCCAATGTCATTTAATTAAGCATTACAGGTGTCATCCGATAGCTATCGGATCTGAGCCTTTCGACTACGCTCAATACAAGCTCAAGTCGAAATATTCAGGGCGACAATATTTTTTTTTCCATAACTAAATGATATTGAGCGCCCGCCCGACCAGAGGGGCAGGCAATGAAGACCGCGAAGCAGCTACGAAGTAAATCTGTTCCCTATTGTCGAAGAAACTTGAGTATACTACAGCCCGTCGAAAGATGGGTTTGCGCTTTTGTCCCGGTTCGCCTTTCATCGCCTGGGGATTTACTTAAGATAACCACCCCCAACCTCCCGAATCGGTCGGGATAGACTCTCCTAAATTAGGAGCGAAGTAGCAACTGCACAACCATGTGGCATCGAAAACCATTAAAGTTCGCACTGTCCAACTCCTCTCGATTTCTTCGGGAGGCAAGTGCCAAAGGCATCCCTTTGGGAGGGTGGTTGTTTGTTTTGCGTCACTCTTATTGATTTTTTTGAAAAAAATTGAAACTCAGAATGACAGCCTTGGGCAAAAAAAATCTGCAAGCTTTATGAAATGAATTCACAAAACTTGCAGATTATTATTTAACGATTAATTGTACCTAATAACGCCGGACGAATAAGCATTCCGCTTTCATCTTTTCGCTTTAAGCTTTTTACGGTACGATTTCTTCTAAATAACTTTCAACCGGCGGACATGCACAAATTAATGAGCGATCGCCATGGCTATCGTTTACACGACCAACCGACGGCCAAAACTTACGTTCTAACACATAGGGAAGTGGGAAAGCAGCGGTTTGACGGCTATAAGCATGGTTCCACTCGTTCGCAGTAATCACGGCAACAGTGTGTGGAGCATTTTTCAGTGGGTTATCTGCTTTGTCTAAACTCCCGTTTTCTACTTCGGTAATCTCTTGTTTAATGGCAATTAAAGCATCGCAGAAACGATCTAATTCATGTTTAGGTTCCGATTCCGTAGGCTCAACCATTAAGGTACCCGCAACCGGGAACGAAACCGTTGGTGCATGAAAACCATAATCCATTAAACGTTTTGCAATATCGGTAACTTCAATTCCGAATGCTTTGAATGAACGACAATCTAAAATCATCTCGTGTGCGCAACGACCTTGAGCACCTGAATAAAGCACCGGATAATGTTGTTCTAAACGTGCTTTCATGTAGTTTGCGTTTAAAATGGCATATTTCGTCGCGTTGGTTAACCCTTCGGCGCCCATCATGGCGATGTAAGCATGCGAAATAATTAATATTGATGCTGAACCCCAGGGAGCAGATGAAACGGCAGAAATCGACTTCCCTTTATCAATATCTACTACAGCATGGCCTGGAAGGTAAGGAACAAGGTGTTTAGCTACGCCGATCGGACCCATGCCGGGGCCACCACCACCGTGAGGGATACAGAACGTTTTATGCAGGTTTAAGTGACAAACATCGGCACCAATATTGGCAGGGCTTGTTAAACCTACCTGGGCGTTCATGTTTGCCCCATCCATGTAAACCTGTCCGCCGTTAGCATGAACGGTTTCGCAGATTTCGATAATACTTTCTTCAAACACACCATGCGTTGACGGATAAGTTACCATCAGACACGATAAGTTATCTTTATGTAATTCTGCTTTCGCTTTTAAATCTTCAACATCGATGTTTCCGTTTTCCAACGATTTCACCACAACGATCTTCATGTCGGCCATTGCTGCCGATGCCGGGTTTGTACCGTGCGCCGAGGCAGGAATTAAAGCTACATTACGGTGAAAATCGCCCCTATCGTGATGATAAGCACGAATAACCATCAAACCGGCATATTCGCCCTGCGCACCTGCGTTTGGCTGTAAACTCATGGCCGCGAAACCTGTAATCTCACTCAACCATTTATCCAGCTCATTGAATACAGAGTAATAGCCTAAAACCTGATCTGCCGGAGCAAATGGGTGAATGCGCCCAAAGTGAGACCAGGTAACGGGAATCATTTCTGCAGTTGCATTTAATTTCATGGTGCAACTTCCCAGGGCAATCATCGAATGGCAAAGTGATAAATCTTTCGCTTCTAACGATTTAATATAACGCAACATTTCATGTTCAGAATGGTGCGAATTAAAAATTGGGTGTGTTAAATAGGCTGAAGTACGTTGCAATGTTGCCGGAACAACCGTTTCTACGTTTTCGACCATTTCCACCTGATCGCCTGCGATACCTTTTGCCCTTGCAAAAATTTTGGCAATTAAAGTAATATCTTCAAAAGTAGTGGTTTCGTCAACAGAAATAGTTACGGTATTACCCGAATAGTTTAGGTTGATCTCATTATCTAAGCAATACGCATGTATGCCGCCTGTCGAATCGCCCAAATCGAACCTAATCGTATCAAAATAAGCAGAGTTTAGTTGCGCGTAACCTAGATTTTTTAAAGTCGAGGCAAGGCTTACTGCCAAACCGTGTGTACGTTCTGCAATTGCTTTTAATCCTTTCGGCCCGTGGTAAGCGGCGTAAAAGCCAGCCATAATAGCCAATAAAGCTTGTGCTGTACAAATATTAGAAGTTGCTTTATCTCTGCGGATATGTTGCTCACGGGTTTGCAAGGCCATGCGTAGCGCATAGTCGCCGTGGCTATCGATGGTTACGCCAATAATACGACCTGGGATTGAACGTTTATATTCTTCTTTGGTCGCGAAAAATGCCGCATGAGGTCCACCAAAGCCCATCGGAATACCAAAACGTTGCGTTGTACCTACTACGATGTCGGCACCCCATTCGCCCGGGGGCGTTAGCAAAGTTAAGCTTAAGATATCAGCAGCAACAGTTAGCTTGATATTTTTGCTGTGTAGTTCTGCCGCGAAGGCTTGATAATCGAACACTTCTCCATTACCAGCAGGATATTGTACAATTGCACCGAAAAATTCATCTGTCGCGACAAAATCGAGGTGATTTCCAATTACCAATTCGATGCCATAAGGGTTGGCACGGGTTTTTAAAATATCGGTTGTTTGTGCAAAAAGTAGTTCTGATACGAAGAATTTTTTGGCAGCTTGATTTTTACGGGTGCTGTATTGCATAAACATGGCCTCAGCCGCAGCTGTACCCTCATCTAGTAACGATGCATTTGCAATTTCCATTCCTGTTAAATCAATTACCATGGTTTGGAAATTTAACAGTGCCTGTAAACGACCCTGCGCAATTTCTGCCTGATAAGGCGTATACTGCGTGTACCATCCCGGATTTTCGAATACGTTACGCAAAATTACGCCCGGCGTAATGGTATCGTAGTAACCCTGACCGATAAAGCTCTTGAAAACCTTGTTTAGCAACGAAGTTTGCTTTAAAGTACCAAGGTATTCTGTTTCAGACTTGGCCGCAGGGAGATTTAAAGGTTGTTTTAACCTGATTGCAGTTGGAACGGTTTGTTCAATCAGCTCGTCGATAGAATTTACGCCAACAGTTTGCAACATTTCGGCTGTTTCTGCCTCATTTGGCGCAATATGACGATTTTGAAAATCTTCCTTGTAATGGATATTTAAGCTCATGCGGTATGAATAATAAATTTGCGTGCAAAGGTAGCAAAAACGAACAGCTATTTTGCTATCTGTCAGTGTAAAAAAGGTGTCGTTATTATTGCTTTAAAGCCTATAGAAATGATAGGTTTTGTTGAAGCCGTCATATAGAATCCTGATTTTTTATCGGGCGAGATCGCTCTCGCCGATTAGCAGTAACTTAAAGCCAGTAGTGCTTAGGTAACACCTGCGGGGATTTCTCTTTGAGCTGTGCCAAAGGCATCCCTTTGGGAAAATAGCTCGAGTTCGAAATGACAGGGACCCTTAAATAACATCGTCATCTCTATAATCTCGCTAATACTATCCAACTTTTGTGGGTTGAAACATCCATTGCGCAAATTAAAAATATTCCTAACGGGAATATTTTTTAACACAAGATGGTTGTAACACTCAGTTATATTTTTATATTTGATAAACAAACAAATTATGTATAACAAATTTTTATTCTTTGACGTGATGATTACTCCAAAACTCATCACATTTATTTACTGGCTCATGCTATTGGGTGCGGTAGGCTATGGCTTAAGCTCTATGTTTTCGGGCTACGATGGCTTTACTATTGGGAACATGGTAAAAGGCCTGGCATTTATAGTGGCGGGTATAGTGGGATCGAGGGTATGGTGCGAACTGATGATTGTAGTATTCAAAATAAACGAAAACCTACAAGAGCTCAAAAACAAGAAAGGAACTGAGCTATGAGAATAACAATTTGCATTGCTTGCCTATTGTTTATATTAGTTGGCTGCAGCTCGAACGCCCCAAAAAATGTGGCAGAAAAATTCTTAATGAATCTGAGTGCCGGGAAAATTGACGAAGCAAAAAAATACGCGACAGAGCCTACTGGAAAAATGTTAGACCTGATGATCGGTTTAGGCGGAGCCAAAGACCTAAACCCAAATTTTAAATTTACGTTTGTTAGGGATTCCATTGTCGAAAACCAAGCCTGGGTGTTTTATAAAGACGAAAAGGACAAACCCGATAAAATAGAATTAGTAAAATTAGATGGCAAATGGAAAGTTAACGTCGGTTCTAAGAAATAGCTTTCTATTGCTTTTTTTGCTGGTCAGTTGCAAAGCTAAAAACGATCATACAGCAAACGACTTTCAAGCTTGCAACAACTTTAAATCGGGTGATATCATCTGCAGGCTGGGCAACGGCTTTTTCTCTGAGTATTTTAAAAACATGTCGCCCGGCGAAAAGAAATACTCACATGTTGGGGTTATCTGTAAAGATGGCTCCAACATTGATGTAATCCATACAGAAGCTAGCGAACTTACCGGTGTTGGATTTGTGAAAAAAGAAAGTATGGAAACGTTTTTGAAAGAAATTGAGGTTTGGGGTGTCTACAGATTAAAAGCAAATGAAGAAATTCAGTTGGCAATTACCCAGTGGGCCAAAGCATATCTGGCAAAAAAGACACCATTCGATTTAAATTTCAACTCAAGCAATGATAATGAACTGTACTGCACAGAACTAGTTGCCAATTGTATTAATAAAAGCTTTGGAAACAGGGTTATCAAGCCAACAATCGCTAAAAATAAACCAGCCGTGCTCTATGTTTCCGACATCTATCTTAACCCGATGTTCGAACCTGTTTTTACATCAGGGCGAGTGAGAAAATAAAGATTAATACTTTTCGGATGCAGCGCTTGCCGGACAAATCTCTCAGCTTCTCCCGCTCGGAACTAGCTCTCCCCCCTAGCATCATATCGAAAACCGATCCTTCATCGGTTGAGATATCTCTCGCCTATTAGTAGGAATTTAAAGCAAGTAGTGCTTAGGTAACATCTGCCCGCCGCCAACAAAGATCTCTCCGTTCCGCTGCGCTGCTGTCGAGATGACGGGAAATGTGAGGAATAACTCGCCCCTCATATCGAAAACCGATTCTTCATCAGTTGAGATATCTCTCGCCTATTAGTAGGAATTTAAAGCCAGTAGTGCTTAGCTAACACC from Pedobacter endophyticus includes:
- a CDS encoding antitoxin Xre/MbcA/ParS toxin-binding domain-containing protein gives rise to the protein MSTTTLDKKQRKIIEEIPSLNDFSRIYFYTIQSKFDNDFVRTLDSVIGLNDNTLSNWLNITPKTLRNYKKNADLVLKGNIKEHIVLILSLYKHGIAVFGSAADFEKWLSAENHLLDNEAPTKFLDTISGIKFIDNRLTALEYGENV
- a CDS encoding RES family NAD+ phosphorylase, producing the protein MMTVYNIRKEQFSKVLSASGVANRWNSEEEFIIYTGSSIALSALELISHRSAIKIDHQYKLLSIEVQVEVKDIMEIKLSALPSNWKSVIAYPELQKLGSNWYQNRKSLLLKVPSALVQNEFNYLINTKHPDFAQKVSIKSTENFEWHNRLL
- a CDS encoding VOC family protein; its protein translation is MNHNAKSIRPFIGSKEFEISRSFYRDLGFEETTLGNNMSVFKTGEMAFYLQNAYVKDWVDNTMVFMEVDNADRFYNDLQALNLPDKYADVKLTPVRNESWGKECFLHDPSGILWHFGEFY
- a CDS encoding nuclear transport factor 2 family protein — encoded protein: MKHLFSTTIASLLALGAFAQKSDGTTKSLVNAEKEFAKSIAKKGDKDAYLEYSSANTLVFRPNPVNAKTFYAGQEKGENEVSWTPNLAKVSRSGDLGFTTGPYELGGEGNDKKYGQYLSIWKAENGRWKLAIDLNTNSNKPLGTAAPRFEEPKDHFVPKFINDKEIKAGKDIILTTEKTLNTLLKTHGIAAFGGFLTADARLLFPGNDAINGKGKILSFYNGMVDKINLKTTGVDKALGSDLAYTYGVATIDYKADLRESFNYVFIYEKAADHSWNLIVQAFVPAER
- a CDS encoding M28 family peptidase, which encodes MNKKLLIMPVLALIGFQACKNNNKSTEEASSSEVKLVSPDFNADSAFAYTKAQVDFGPRVPGTPAHQKCADYLVAKLKSFGADVKIQGEKTKTYDGKSFQLKNIVAVFAPEKKNRVLVTAHWDARPFSDQDADPANQNKPFDAANDAGSGVAVILEMARQIQQKQPNVGVDFVLWDLEDYGKANDETQDEVTWCLGSQFWAKNAVTSGYTALYGINLDMVGGGNAQFTQDEISRQSAPDIVNRVWDIGNEIGYSSYFVKIPSGKLVDDHFWMNKAGVPSIDIIHYNDNSGFYINWHTQLDNLANIDKNTLKATGQTVLETIYREK
- a CDS encoding MBL fold metallo-hydrolase, with the protein product MHKHINTIILQVHTLYEGTYSVDATKKFVPFDATIHSFKDRPASLFINVQPFLVELKNDLILFDTGLGFSDEQGELILHKNIRNAGFDPTDVTKVLMSHLHYDHSGGMIHKQDNCKVELSFPDAEYVINRGEWETAFSSTSSSYHTDIFDFVQRNAQLHFVEGDGNLNENIAFEFTGAHCPNHQVFLLTEADQKIFFGGDVLPEPEELIKNFIAKYDFDGRKAMELRKAFGKRAAEENWECLFYHGKSAATGFVDFIDGGFRVR
- a CDS encoding YceI family protein; this encodes MKLKISSIFLLVAVIALSAFKNPTKPVIYTVDAAKSTITWIGKKVTGSHNGTIALQSGTLNVDGKKVTGGTFTIDMNSIKDADGSAKLEGHLKADDFFGAAKFPTSTFVITKVAGSGAAVTVTGNLTIKGITKPLSFPATVAVNADGTVTALAGKITVDRTKYDIRYGSKSFFDSIGDKAIDDNFELSVKLVAKK
- the cysS gene encoding cysteine--tRNA ligase, which produces MNTGLQLYSTLSRKKELFQPINAPHVGMYVCGPTVYSDVHLGNCRTFVSFDLIFRYLKYLGFKVRYVRNITDAGHLEGDRDEGDDKFAKRAKLEQLEPMEIVQKYTLGFHDVLRMFNTLPPSIEPTATGHIIEQIEMIKIIIDNGYGYEIDGNVYFDVEKYSKEYNYTVLTNRNLEDMLNNTRELGGQDEKRGRLDFALWIKAKPETLMQWQSPWGMGFPGWHIECSAMSAKYLGDEFDIHGGGMDLAATHHTNEIAQSEACSHKQPARYWMHTNMLTVNGTRMSKSAGNGFLPLELFTGDHPLLKKGYSPMTVKFFMLQAHYRSTLDFSNEALDASEKGFRRLMSAVNLLSKLTVSETDDFDIDALKAKCINAMNDDFNSPILIAELFEAVRIINTVYDGKGKISADSLTKLKALINDFVFDILALKDEDAGSNDLSGVLDMVINLRTEAKANKDYATSDKIRIGLQELGIQLKDGKEGTTWSKS